DNA from Eucalyptus grandis isolate ANBG69807.140 chromosome 5, ASM1654582v1, whole genome shotgun sequence:
TcggagaaagtgaagaaatggaaaaagctCTTTTTGATGCTGGTAACTTGTCCGGGTGGCATTTGAATGATGAGTAAGTTCAAAGTAGCTCAATTTTGTGTAAGAAGCTGATCTTTACATGCAAGTATAAAGACTGTTTgcattaataagaaaaaaaatgacagatAGATGACTATAGtaaaaaatgttaaaacttGATCTACCAATGGACAGAATGTTAAGTGACGTTATTGCACTTAAACCCATTTCTTTGAATGAAGTAAGAAAGTTTGCAGCAACAGATAATTAGTGTGTACAAGCCATGTAAGGCAATAACGTTGTGCTTTAGGTatttaattgaatcaaaatcTTAACCACCGTTTAAAGTCTAAATAGCTCTTTTTGATGAAAGtataaataaattacatataacaatcaaaagggaaaaaataaatcatcatAATAAATCAACAGAGCATGAATCACTTGGTGACCAAAAGTTGAACCCATAATGGTTGTTTTGATTGGTTTTCTAATTCGACTCAGTgaaaaatttttgttttggctgtgatcatttgaaaatgtgagatttttttcattgttggtTATGATTGCTTGTTATTTGCTTATTCAAATTGCTCAAAAGATGCTCCAaactctttttccatttttgacaGAGATGAGTCGAAGCTTATACAAGCAAATTGTGAAGAAGATTTCCAATCACCTTGGGCCGCAACCTAATCTTTGTATGTTGCTAAGCATCTAGTTGGGATAGATGCTCCAGTTGTTGAGCTGAAATCAGATGTTAAACCTTAAGTCTGATAAGGATGTTGTCATGGTGGGGCTATGGGGACAAGGAGGGATAGGGAAAACAACGTTAGCAAAAGTTCTTTACAATTCTATTTTTAGACAATTTGATGGTTCATGTTTTCTCGAAAATGTTCGAGAAGCTTCGAAAGATTCCAAGGATTTAGTTCCATTGCAAAACAAATTACTATCTGATGTTTTATCACTGCAAAATGGATTGGTAGTCACCAATGCTAATAGAGGTATCAATATCATACAACATAGACTTCGTCACAAAAAAGTTCTCCTcattcttgatgatgtggatgacttGTACCAGTTACATGCTTTAGCAGGAGAAAGCAAATGTTTTGGTAATGGAAGTAGGGTCATTATTACTACAAGAAATAAACATTTGCTAACTTGTTATGGAATTGATCAAGATCGTGTGTATAAAGTTAAACCATTGAGTTACCATGAAGCTCATGAGCTGCTTAGCAATCATGCTTGTTTGATactccaaaaattagaaaacatgACAGATTTGGTGAAAAGTGTTCTAAATCATGCTGGAGGActtcctttagcacttgagGTTCTCGGTTCCTACTTACGTGGTAAAAGAGAAGATATATGGGAAAGTACACTGGAGAAAGTTTCTAGGATTCCCAACAAAACCATTAATGATGTTCTCAAAATAAGTTACGATGGACTAGAAGAAAATGAGCAAGAGATTTTTCTCGACGTTGCCTGCTTTTTTAAGTGGAAGGATAGCAAATACATAAAGAAAGTCCTTGATAGTTGCGATGTTCAGACAACTGTAGGATTTGATATACTCATCCAGAGGTCCTTGATAAGCATTGACAATGGAATACtacaaatgcatgacttgattcaattgATGGGCATGGAGATTGTGAGACAAGAATGTCGTGATGATCCCAGCAGTCGCAGCAGACTATGGCGGTATGATGATGTTGCCGATGCTTTGTCAAGCGATGTGGTAAGACTTGCGAACATGATCAAAATATTGCTCCttattttttactttaattattgaaaatgcAT
Protein-coding regions in this window:
- the LOC108959337 gene encoding disease resistance protein RUN1-like isoform X2 produces the protein MTDLVKSVLNHAGGLPLALEVLGSYLRGKREDIWESTLEKVSRIPNKTINDVLKISYDGLEENEQEIFLDVACFFKWKDSKYIKKVLDSCDVQTTVGFDILIQRSLISIDNGILQMHDLIQLMGMEIVRQECRDDPSSRSRLWRYDDVADALSSDVGDCVVKAIVLEPPELKELSIHHNAFPKMRKLKLLIIRNVHISFHGPICLPNELRWMEFDGSDAWIPKFPPGHKKLVGIDMRKGNIAEFIKHFKDFQQLRYIKLMIASCSLVHPTSHVCSKSQRIETLELQKLGRSP